In the genome of Arachis stenosperma cultivar V10309 chromosome 2, arast.V10309.gnm1.PFL2, whole genome shotgun sequence, the window ACAAACAATGCATacaaagaaaacacaagtaGTTTACGGTTACAGCAAACAGAACATATAACAGTTAAGCATGAATATCAATTACACAAACCCAAGAATGCAAAACCAAACAAGTCActcaaatgcatatgatgcatgccttcCCTACTGGCCAtaagctcacgtgtcggttactTTGCCAGAACTCGACacatccggtagctaacccggatatCGTCCTCTTGAAAACCGGTGGGCGGTACACCACTACGAACCCCACCTGACGGGCGGTACACCACCATGAACCCCACCATTGTGAGCGGTACACCACCACGAACCTCGTAAGATCTTCAATTGAAAAGCAATACACTCATGTGGACGGTAAATCACCACGAACCCCACATAACATTCTCTTTTAAAAACGTGTGAGCGATACACCACCGCGAATCCCACATACATCTCGACACTGGGCAAGCGGTAAATCACCACAAACCTTGTCAGGTCAAGCTCAAAACAatttcactttcaaattcattatAAAACATTCATGCatatccattcataatcattcaaAATTATTCATTAAGGCCAAATTCATCATATACATATCATATTTCTACACTTCTCATTTTCCAACTCATTATGTCTCAATCCATCTTCACCAAGTTATTAATCCAATAATTCAAGTTCAAAACAACATATcaataaacataatcattatTATTTACCAACCTCCACGTACAATATTACACATCACAACATCATAACCTTAACCACAATCTCCATTACTAACCAACACCATAATCTATATAACATACTTCATTATTCATCAAGCTATCATCATCATGGTTCATCATTATCAACAATTCATTAATTTCAATGTCAAGCATAAAAAATTCACATCTCATGCTCTTACAATAACTAGTCAATCCAACCAACCAATTCAACATCCATATACATCAAATTTGACAATTATCCTCATTATTTACTAATCAGAACAATTCACATATTCATCCTATTCTACAGTCAACTAACCTATATTTTCACAACACATTATATTTTAGTTATGAGAAActaaaatcataccttggctgATTTCTCTTAAAGCTCGAAACGTCACAATTATCACTGTTTCTCAATAGTCCAAGGCTCCAAGACCTTACCAAACAGATTTTTCAGTCTCAAAAGCCAACTTCAAGTCTCCAATACCACCAATTTATTTCCAAAAATACACAATTCAATCTAATTTTACAAAACAACACTAAAATTACCATAGATTTCACTAATTAGATAACTTGACAAGGATTAAACATTTCTCACATTATCGACAGAAGTTTGAGACAAGATCCGGCAAGTTCACAAGATTAATTTAATCTTAAGGCACCAAAATCACATAATTCTTCAAAATAAATTCTCAATTTTTTGAAACTGAGATGAGAAGATCTGGGTAAGAAAACTCAAGTTTCTTACCAAATTGTTTAGTGGGTCTTGAAGAGGATTTCGAAACGAATGTATGACCGCTGACGGTTTGTCAATCGAAGCTACTGATTAAAAGTTATGATTGAAATCTAGCCAAGGGTTTTGCATGTCCCTTGCTCCCCTTCATCAATTTCCCAGCATGTTTCATTATGAAACAAGGGAAGAAGAGCTGCCAGCTCTTATTAATTATGGGCTTGGGTTGGACCTTGGATCCATTTTGGACTCGGTTCGATTGGCCCATTCGATTCAATCTTGgataaaattctttaaaattggtgtcaaaattcttattttaattagctctatctcattaaactataaaattaattttttttcaatttattttattaactaattatttactaattttgtgaattttacaCTTTGTTTATTTATAGGTACGAAATACTTAGACAATGACATAAAGACACATAATTGTATTTGACAAATAAGATACAAATAGAAATATTATGtccagaaaattaaattagtatattttatgtttattctgatagaaaaaatacaaaaatattaacaaaagacaccacttattttttatttttttgttatttttattaatttttattatattttttttcaaattttttaaataaaaaaataaattaaacttttataatttattttaatttattattaaataaaatataaaaatattaactttttgtATCTTAATTTCTTATATgttgttttaaatattttatgtattcTCAAAATTTAATGCAGCTtaattgatatttaaaaaaataattaatctaaaGCCAAAATTATTGAGATCTAATTACCATTTTAACTCAATCTAATAACTTCAACTTGCAGGGACCATTGATTCACCGAAGTTCCTTTCCCGAACTTGAGAGTTGAGAGTGGGGAAGGAAACACAGGGCTAGGCAGCGAATACATCCAATAGCCCCAATATCCCTTCGCCGCCGCAGCTTCCGTCACTACATCCGCCGCCGCTGCTTCCCAATTGATTGCAACATTGCTTTCAACCTCCTACTCCGtatttttctttccttattTATTTGTTGCATACAACTTGTTTGGTGAAAATCCTCACTGAATAGTGCTAAAGAAAACACGTTGATAAAAAATTCCCgcttttcttcattttttttctttttcatctacGTATGCTTCTTGTTTCGTATTTGTAACGTTAATGGCGTCCTCGTTGCTTTGTTTGATTGTTATATCTTGCAGaagagaatgggaagagtagcacTTGCCGCAATTGTGAGTTCATGGGTTATTCTTGTCACCGTACTCGTTAATCGTGTAGTTCCTGATCCCTATATGGTAATTGGAATAATCTAAGTTAATATTAAAGATGGGATGTTTTTGTTTACAATTAGAGTATTCATTCCCatgatttatttgattttattgttgttgttgttattattgcAGGATGAGATATTTCATATACCACAGGCTCAACAGTACTGCAAGGGAAATTTTAGGAGTTGGGATCCCATGATAACCACTCCTCCGGGCTTGTATGTAGTTCTCTCTTGTCCTTCTGAAATGATTTGTGAAAACAAATAATAGTAGAATGAATCTTCTCATGTAAAAGGTTTCTGGGCTACAAGGTCATGTGAAAAGAGAATGACACAAGACAATAACATAGGACCCTGTAAATCCTATGGgatacaatttaattttaattactacaAGGCCATGTTTTGATGAGGAGGTTTTGGAGGGAAATGATGGATAAATAGTGATCTAAGTGAACATTGCGTTATTAGACAACCTGTAAAATATGATAAACGAAATGAAGGTACTAGTGGTTTATCTGTAGATATTGTATATAGTTTTGTTTAATCTATATAATTGATCTCACTTATTGAGTAGCAGCTtcgttgttgttgttattgtgaGGAATGAAATAAGAGGTTATCATGTAACTTCAATCTAACTGTATTCATCTGCACTTTGCACGAGCATTTTATATGCTCCTCTAACTTGAGAAATGAGAATTTAAGTATTCAACTCACGCCTCCGTCAGCAGTTGTTTGAATGTGATATGGCTGTTTCCTGGGAAAGATGAAAGTGTTGGAGTTGGTGACACAGTAAGAGAATGATCGTCAGTTGTTCTTAAGCTTGTACCATTCGGCACTCATGAAATGTATGCACTATCACTCGTGAAGTATTCAAGTGATATAGTGTCCTATttcccaaaaatatttttatatgagaATTTTATTCATGAATAAAAATGTTAGAATGTATTGATTTGGAAGATTGAGTTAAATACACATGCGTGATAAAACCAGAGCTGTAgctgaaaattaaaaaatttcatgTTCCAAACCTCTAGAGACTTTGGTTACTGATAGAGACCAACTACATTAGTTGACCAATATGGCTGATTCCTTCTATTGGGATAATGATTGCTTGTTTACTTAACCGTCTTGCATTGATCATGTTCTGTAGTAAGATAATATCAAGTGCTGCCCAAAAATCAGGATTTAGAGATTGTGGGATTAATGATGCTAACAATCTAATTAGATCAATAGAATCAGCAGTACAATGTAGATTAGCATCGAATATAAAGCCTACAGTTGATAATTGTAAAACCTTTTTGCAGGTACTATCTTTCACTTGCCCAGGTTGCTTCTTTGTTCGGGTTTTATTCTATTAAAGACACATCATCTTTTTCTGATTTGTGCTCTTCTGCAATTCTTCGATCAGTTAATGGTGTCTTAGCTGTCATATGCTGCATAATATTATATGATGTAATCACTCACTTGAAACCCACCCTTGATGATAGAAAGAAAATGCTTCAGGCAGTGGTCCTATCCCTGTACCCACTTCACTGGTTCTTCACTTTTCTCTATTATACAGATGTTGCATCTCTCACTGCAGTGATGGCTATGtatcttgcaagtttgaagagGAATTACTGGTTTAGTGCATTGGTAAGGTATATTTAAACTTTTATATTCTGAGCTATCAATACATAGTGAAAGTAGATTGCTATGTGAGTTTTGGTTTGATGTAGGAGGAATCTCTTCATCCAAGTTCTTTTTTGATATCATATGGCATTCCTTGAGCCTGTGGTCCTTGAGAGATTAGGGATTTTGAAACATCATAGATAATAACACTTTGAAGTTTCAATAACAAAGTGTGGTACTTCTTGCATTCTTGTTGAACATATTTTTTCAATGATCTTAGGAGTTTCTAATTACAATCTTCAATAAGAATAAGTAAACaaacaaacaacaacaaagccttatcCCATTAGGTGTAGTCAGCTACATGGATCAAACAATGCCATTGAACTCAATCATGTATCTTTATTCTTTTGAAGTTGAAGGAACATTAACTTCAAGATATTTCCTAATCATTCCTCATTGTTTTTTTGTGCCTGAGCATGGTTCAAATGaatatttttattgcttttctttatcGTTTATGCTTGTCTTTTTCCGTTTTGCTGGGATGGTTTTCTGGCTAGTGTATACAACTCTCGAAATCATATTACCACTGTTTACTTCCATTTCTGTTTTCATACAGTTTTCAATACATTCATTGGAGAAGGGTGAAACCTCTCCGGTTCACTCCATTTTCTCCATTTTTCTATTACTGTTTCATTGTTTTATTTCTTGCCTGTGATATCATTTATTAACTATCCTTTACACTGTCTACAAAGTTATGATTGTAACTTCTTTCATTTGAGTTGTGATAATAACATATACAATTTATTGTGATAGATTGGAGCCTTTTCAGTTGTTATTCGACAAACAAACATTATATGGGTACTTTTTGTAGCATGCACTGGGATCCTAGATTATTCTCCGAGTCATAGAAAGGGTATTGTGGGGAAGGCCAAATCAGATGTATGTATTAATAATCCTAGTTCAGAAAATTCTACAGGCAAGAGTAATGTGGGATTATATGTGAAAAAGCGAAAGTCTGTTAAATCTGTGGATACTGTTGAAAGCTCTCTGCCTAGGACACCTGTGCCTACTTTCGCTTCTTCAGGTTCATTTTGATTTCCTTGATGAAAACTAAAGCTCTagtgttgagtaaaagaaagtaAAGGGCTAATTACATATATGTCACTCCCATTTCTTCATGCGATACTCTTTTTTCTTATATTGATATTATTTTGCAGGTTTGGTTAATGAAGTTCAGACAATCCTCTTAATGTTATGGCATAAGAAGTGGGAGATTTTAGTATTGTTTAGTCCCTATCTTCTGGTGTTTGTAGCCTTTATTTTATTCGTACGTTGGAATGGGGGTGTCGTTCTGGGTAATATTCTCTCGCATCATCTTTTGGGACCTTTTGTGCCGCTAAACTGTCTTTTTCTTACATATCTTAATGGAAATGCAGGTGCAAAAGAAGCTCACACCGTTACCCCTCATTTTGCTCAGATACTTTATTTTGGTTTGGTTTCTATATTGGCTCTGGCTCCAATGTATTTTTCCATTGCTCATTCTCTGGATCTATTGCATTTGTTACGGAGAATTGGACCCCTCTGTTGTTTCTTTCAGGGGTTTGTGGCCCTTATTGCTGGCTTCCTATCGGTACACTTTTTCAGGTTTGATTTAGAATAACAGCACCAGTGATTTTATTGTTCATGAACTGATCATGTTCATAAACTGAAACTTATTTTGTTGATGTCTTCAATTAGTTATTGTCACATAATACATTGTGTCTAGCAGTTAAATCTAGCATAAACAATTAGTAGTCTTCTGATGACTTCATTATATTCACTGTACcgaaatttagaaagaaaaaaaaaatgaaacatTTAATTCTCTTTAAATTGGTCCTCAAAAACTGAAATTAAAACAATCGATTTGATGTAAAAGGTTTTACATCGAAAGGCTTTTCAAATATTGTATATTTCTATATTTGTTATTAGAAGACCAGACCCAATAAAAACTCATTtgttgaacaaagaaaaaggggTGTTCACTCTTCTATCAAGCATTAATCTATACATCATAAGATGCTGTGCTAGTGCTTTGTTTTCCTTTATTTATTGTGTGAATGTTACATTATTTACTCATTTGGAGCTTAACCCATTTTCTCTAATACAAGAACATGAACTCTGCTTCTATTACTGTTAATGGCTTGGTAATCCCTATTAAATTTTCATTGCAGTGTGGCGCATCCATATCTTCTTGCTGATAATCGGCATTACCCTTTCTATCTCTGGAGGAAAATCATCATGGCTCACTGGtcaattaaatatttattgGTTCCAATTTACTTATGTTCATGGCTTTCCATAATTCATATGCTGGGTTAGTACAAAGTCTTCGCAAgcattcttcttttctttttttctttttcattctccttttctctttttttcggTTAACCCAGGTTATAACCATTACTATTTTGCAAAACAGGGAGATTTCAAAGGAAAATATGGGTATTAGCATACTTCTTGGCCACTGCTGCTGTTCTTGTACCAGCTCCATTGATAGAATTTAGATATTACACCATACCATTCTATTTTCTGGTGCTTCACAGCAATTTTCAGGATAGTGGGAAATGGTTTCTCACAGGAATTCTTTACATTGGTGTCAATATCTTTACTATGATGATGTTTCTGTTTCGGCCATTTCATTGGGATCATGAACCTGGAACTCAAAGGTTTATATGGTGAAGCAAGCGGCGTTTTTCAAATGAGTCATGTATACGTATTTCTCTTTTGGCATGTATCTTGCCTTTGATTTCAATAGAAAGGAAAACATACTGATTTTCTTTGATAGGTTTTACCAATCAGCTTTCTTTATACATCATTGTAAATATGAGTGTATTGATTTCTGTAGATCTCATATTTTGGTAGATAGGAAAACAAAATTAGATTCAGTTGAATTGGTCATATATAGGTCCATTCTATGTTCAATTTTTGGTGGCTTTGTTTTCTCGTAACTTGTTTCGTGGTGGCGCTAGGTTCAATTTCAGGCTCTTCTCCTTACTGCCAGAGTTTCCAGCAATTTAATTCCTTGACTCGAAGAAGCGAAACAATTACAGCAATGAATAGTCATTGTTTCAAGGGTGTTACTTCTTAATTTTCTCTAGAAACAGTAGATTCTTTCCAAACCcaaacccccccccccccccccaaaaaaaaccACAAAAACCTTTTAACATAGTATCTTTTGATCCGACTGCTTAAAGACTAATTCGTTATGAATCGAGTtctatttaaaagtttattaatAAGTTGCTGCATGTGAGACTCAATATATGCAATTAGCTCTCTACAATCGAATAAAAAAatgtcaatttttgtttcaaTACTTGTACAATACATAACTTTTTATATATCTCATCTTAGCAATTTAagataaattattttgttacaCTGCATTAGATTGTTTCAAACATTAAAATTCTCAATTTTCAACCCGAAACACCTGAGACTCCCTTTCATGTCGTATCATGACATCCATTGCCAAATACTAAGAATGAAAATACTCCAATAAAGAGACTAATTATTTTCATGTGAAAATCCTTCTTTTTACCATTAAATAGTGAATTCTTTTgtaaagtttaattttaatgttataAAGATGTTACATTTATCTAAAGAAGTTACAATCCCTTTAACTCGTTACTTTTTCTATATATGTCTTATTTTTAAAAGTGTGACTAAACGAATGGATGTCTTTGGCATTTTAATTGGAGTAGATGGCAAGAAAAGGAATAGGAACAAACATAAAATTCACAGCTATAAATGATCTCCAAGTTTATGAAGATGACAAATCCGAATCATTTAAAGATTAATGACCCCAACCAATCTAATATTCAATATTATTACAATTCGAACATGAACATTTACCAGGTTACATGATGGACAACGATATTCCCATGGCGTAGATGCAATAAAAGAGATATAATGAAGAACACTAATGCTAAGATCTATACctttaaataattttggtgCATCATAGCACTGTCCTACACAACTTTCTCACTATAGTCTATAAAAGAATTGGCCGCAGACTGAAGGGTTCATAGTTGAATGATCAGCAAGAACCACGTTGAAACTATATTATGAGACTAATTATCATCAAAATGCTGAACCACCACCCTTTGTCTTTCCAAGCAACACATCCTTTGCTTCATTGATTTTGGATGCCAGGTAATGGCTGCCACCCGCATCTGGATGATTCGCAATCATCACCCTCCTATGTGCTTCTTTAACCTTATCCGTGGGAGTGTGTTCTCTGCCATAGTGATAATTGAAAATCAACAATGGAAAGAAGAGCTTGAGGAGGCAACCATAAAAAAATatggaaaacaaaaaacaaagcGTCAAGGTAGAGATAAAGCCTTCCGAGCTTTCTGATTAATTAGCCATATGCACATTCAAGAAATTATTGACATTTTATAATTAAATGTCTATACAAGGTATTCATAAATTTCTATATGGATATTCCCGAATTTATCCCCGACAACTTTTCTCGTCCTTGGAAAGGAAGGAATATGTGTTCAAAAACCCAAATCACATACAAATTTAACGGCTAAACAAATCAATAGAAGATAGATTGATTAGTGTTACTCTTTATATCCCAACCTTCACAGCATCAAGAACCAAAATTTCAACACTGAAAGATTTAACACATTTGATTTATTATGCATTAGGCATGCATAACTACAGGATTCCAAAGATATGATGGGAAAcctcaattttaatttttatccaATAAAGAAACatcaaaatttattgaaaaCAACCCCTAGAAGGACAACTCCTCAGGCACATAGCCACATACAGTTTGTTTTTCCTCCTCTAAGTAATCGAGACACCATCTGACCATGAGCATCATAACATaatctttaaaaatatatataaaaaaaaggtaGTACCTTACACCAAGTATGAGAGCTGCTTCCCTCCTAGTCATGGCAGCGTGGAAACCACCTTCATAAAATTTACGCATCCTAGGTGGTCTCGCCTTGAACG includes:
- the LOC130960375 gene encoding dol-P-Glc:Glc(2)Man(9)GlcNAc(2)-PP-Dol alpha-1,2-glucosyltransferase isoform X2, coding for MYYLSLAQVASLFGFYSIKDTSSFSDLCSSAILRSVNGVLAVICCIILYDVITHLKPTLDDRKKMLQAVVLSLYPLHWFFTFLYYTDVASLTAVMAMYLASLKRNYWFSALIGAFSVVIRQTNIIWVLFVACTGILDYSPSHRKGIVGKAKSDVCINNPSSENSTGKSNVGLYVKKRKSVKSVDTVESSLPRTPVPTFASSGLVNEVQTILLMLWHKKWEILVLFSPYLLVFVAFILFVRWNGGVVLGAKEAHTVTPHFAQILYFGLVSILALAPMYFSIAHSLDLLHLLRRIGPLCCFFQGFVALIAGFLSVHFFSVAHPYLLADNRHYPFYLWRKIIMAHWSIKYLLVPIYLCSWLSIIHMLGRFQRKIWVLAYFLATAAVLVPAPLIEFRYYTIPFYFLVLHSNFQDSGKWFLTGILYIGVNIFTMMMFLFRPFHWDHEPGTQRFIW
- the LOC130960375 gene encoding dol-P-Glc:Glc(2)Man(9)GlcNAc(2)-PP-Dol alpha-1,2-glucosyltransferase isoform X1; protein product: MGRVALAAIVSSWVILVTVLVNRVVPDPYMDEIFHIPQAQQYCKGNFRSWDPMITTPPGLYYLSLAQVASLFGFYSIKDTSSFSDLCSSAILRSVNGVLAVICCIILYDVITHLKPTLDDRKKMLQAVVLSLYPLHWFFTFLYYTDVASLTAVMAMYLASLKRNYWFSALIGAFSVVIRQTNIIWVLFVACTGILDYSPSHRKGIVGKAKSDVCINNPSSENSTGKSNVGLYVKKRKSVKSVDTVESSLPRTPVPTFASSGLVNEVQTILLMLWHKKWEILVLFSPYLLVFVAFILFVRWNGGVVLGAKEAHTVTPHFAQILYFGLVSILALAPMYFSIAHSLDLLHLLRRIGPLCCFFQGFVALIAGFLSVHFFSVAHPYLLADNRHYPFYLWRKIIMAHWSIKYLLVPIYLCSWLSIIHMLGRFQRKIWVLAYFLATAAVLVPAPLIEFRYYTIPFYFLVLHSNFQDSGKWFLTGILYIGVNIFTMMMFLFRPFHWDHEPGTQRFIW
- the LOC130960245 gene encoding mitochondrial import inner membrane translocase subunit TIM14-3-like; its protein translation is MATPFFAGLAVAAAAYAGRYSIQAWQAFKARPPRMRKFYEGGFHAAMTRREAALILGVREHTPTDKVKEAHRRVMIANHPDAGGSHYLASKINEAKDVLLGKTKGGGSAF